In Thalassotalea fonticola, a single genomic region encodes these proteins:
- a CDS encoding DUF805 domain-containing protein: MTYYVLALQNYANFKGTTSRKAFWTFYLTNHFILFLVGFIEGYTGKALFSIYIYVAFILGITIPMFSITTRRLHDIGRSGWWQLIALIPILGYLILWFLCSLKSKATPETLMIDVTDWKTECLR; encoded by the coding sequence ATGACATATTACGTTTTAGCATTACAGAACTATGCTAACTTTAAAGGCACAACAAGCAGAAAGGCATTTTGGACTTTTTACTTAACTAACCACTTTATTCTGTTTTTGGTTGGCTTTATTGAAGGGTATACAGGTAAAGCACTTTTTTCTATCTATATCTATGTAGCTTTTATATTAGGAATTACAATTCCAATGTTTAGTATTACAACGAGACGACTTCATGATATAGGGCGTAGTGGCTGGTGGCAGCTTATTGCTCTTATCCCTATTTTGGGTTACTTAATTCTTTGGTTTTTATGTTCTTTAAAGAGTAAGGCTACACCAGAGACGCTCATGATTGATGTAACTGATTGGAAAACTGAATGTCTCCGATGA
- a CDS encoding tetratricopeptide repeat protein, which produces MIEFKKVYFKHKKLILLLPVLIASLLFAGIKYYQAQQELEHNQIKNPLLNDVYIIDKEVLNNQNRLREKYMITQVESVDEKNVYLKVSNYIYFRVNDAITGIRSDKLLIHKFFSKEILKISKSRLETLWLNGGVNEVGRSNDGMHLYGGIIIPKPKQNLIKEQKNRIGTQENQLAISYYQGNMGYEKDWKEAFRLFEQAAEKGNPYAQISLAQMYRDGEAVDVNFKRALYWFKMAKKQGVSSAKDEYAQLCRKMAECIE; this is translated from the coding sequence ATGATTGAGTTCAAAAAGGTTTATTTTAAACACAAAAAGCTAATTCTATTATTACCAGTATTAATAGCCTCTCTACTTTTTGCAGGAATAAAATATTACCAAGCACAGCAAGAATTAGAGCATAATCAAATAAAAAACCCACTGCTCAATGATGTTTATATTATTGATAAAGAGGTGTTAAATAATCAAAATCGCCTACGTGAAAAATATATGATCACTCAAGTAGAATCTGTTGATGAAAAAAATGTTTATTTAAAAGTGAGTAACTATATATATTTTAGAGTAAATGATGCGATTACAGGGATTCGTTCAGATAAACTCCTCATTCACAAATTCTTTTCAAAAGAAATATTAAAAATATCTAAATCGCGACTTGAAACGCTTTGGCTCAATGGCGGAGTTAATGAAGTCGGACGTTCGAATGATGGCATGCATTTATACGGCGGTATAATTATTCCCAAGCCTAAACAGAATCTAATTAAAGAACAAAAAAATCGAATTGGTACTCAAGAGAACCAATTAGCAATTTCTTATTATCAAGGAAATATGGGATACGAAAAAGATTGGAAGGAAGCTTTTCGTTTATTTGAACAAGCAGCTGAAAAAGGCAACCCATATGCACAAATAAGTTTAGCCCAAATGTATCGTGATGGGGAGGCTGTAGATGTGAACTTTAAACGAGCTTTATATTGGTTTAAAATGGCTAAAAAGCAAGGGGTTTCCTCAGCAAAAGATGAGTATGCTCAGCTTTGTCGAAAAATGGCTGAGTGTATAGAGTAA
- a CDS encoding marine proteobacterial sortase target protein gives MTPKPSFKFYLTSSALWFTYLVVGFMLVSSFIVYANTTPNSSPSSTQYSEKIDYNAVESGSLFLKSEQGIAHSLVTESDYNVDVNAMMARVVLTQSFINTSTDWVEGIYVFPLTEGAAVDDMEMWIGERFIKAEIQERKQAKKTYEKAKKAGKKASLVEQERPNMFTTSVANIPPGEEIKIKISYLQQVPLLANTFSLRLPLTITPRYIPQEFSEAKLNYEHEQTAKQLKQQTKPIDINQGVGWSVNTFTVPDASRITPFQVPEHLGQQASITVNLNIGLPLAGVNSDYHQINHSASNQTHKISLTNTSVTMNRDFVLNWTIKESARPQAAYFKESKQGYDYGLFMITPPTAPQTSITIAKEMIYIIDTSGSMGGVAIEQAKQALDFAVKQLSPMDKFNIIEFNSTFTTLFNHSKLANSDAVNAGVHWVNNLKANGGTEMVAALKAATGEQSESGYIRQIVFITDGSVGNEAQLFRIIKTNLYDSRLHTVGIGSAPNSHFMERAAELGRGSFSYIGNVGEVQQKMSELFNRIAQPMLTDINISWPSEQVELLPSKIPDLYATEPLIISARWPSGSLLNNTAEMTVSGEINQQLWLQDMPVNNAMQQSGIATWWARQKIKHLTYELYDSNDKVEQQEYINKITNIAIKNRLLSKYTSFVAVEKTPSRKLADILKKRPVPNAMPKGSTQKIPLAQTATNANALFKVGLLMILITALCMLAARTKRQYHQLALENNKQKIKE, from the coding sequence ATGACACCTAAACCCTCATTCAAATTTTACTTAACGAGTTCAGCACTCTGGTTCACCTATCTTGTTGTTGGCTTTATGCTCGTTAGCAGCTTTATTGTTTATGCAAATACAACCCCTAATTCGAGTCCAAGCTCTACCCAATATTCAGAAAAGATTGATTATAACGCTGTTGAATCGGGCAGTTTATTTCTAAAGAGCGAGCAAGGAATAGCGCATTCGTTAGTGACTGAAAGTGACTATAACGTGGATGTGAATGCGATGATGGCGAGAGTTGTTCTCACTCAAAGTTTTATTAATACCTCGACCGATTGGGTCGAAGGAATTTATGTGTTTCCTTTAACCGAAGGTGCTGCTGTAGATGATATGGAAATGTGGATTGGTGAGCGTTTTATCAAAGCAGAAATACAGGAGCGCAAACAAGCGAAAAAAACCTATGAAAAGGCTAAAAAGGCTGGCAAGAAAGCCAGCTTAGTCGAACAGGAACGGCCTAATATGTTTACTACATCGGTAGCCAATATACCGCCTGGTGAAGAAATTAAGATTAAAATCAGTTATTTACAGCAAGTGCCGTTACTTGCCAATACTTTTAGCTTACGTCTGCCGTTAACGATAACTCCAAGGTACATTCCACAAGAATTCAGTGAAGCAAAGTTGAATTATGAGCACGAGCAAACGGCAAAACAGTTAAAACAACAAACAAAGCCGATAGATATTAACCAAGGTGTTGGTTGGTCAGTGAATACCTTTACCGTACCTGATGCATCGCGCATTACGCCTTTTCAAGTGCCTGAACATTTAGGCCAACAGGCATCTATTACAGTTAATTTAAATATTGGTTTACCATTGGCAGGAGTGAACAGCGATTATCACCAAATAAATCACTCAGCAAGCAACCAAACTCACAAAATTTCACTAACCAATACCAGTGTAACTATGAATCGTGATTTTGTTTTAAATTGGACGATTAAAGAAAGCGCCAGACCACAAGCTGCCTACTTTAAAGAAAGCAAACAAGGCTATGATTATGGTCTCTTTATGATCACCCCGCCAACGGCGCCACAAACAAGCATAACTATTGCAAAAGAGATGATTTACATTATTGATACTTCGGGTTCTATGGGCGGCGTTGCAATTGAACAAGCCAAGCAAGCATTAGATTTTGCCGTTAAGCAACTTTCACCAATGGATAAATTTAATATTATTGAATTCAATTCAACTTTTACTACCTTGTTTAACCATTCAAAGTTAGCTAATAGCGACGCAGTTAATGCCGGGGTTCATTGGGTAAACAACTTAAAAGCAAACGGTGGCACTGAAATGGTAGCGGCATTAAAAGCCGCAACGGGTGAACAATCAGAGTCAGGCTATATTAGGCAAATTGTCTTTATTACCGACGGCAGTGTTGGCAACGAAGCGCAATTATTTCGGATCATTAAAACCAACCTATATGACTCTAGGTTACATACCGTTGGCATTGGTAGTGCACCAAATAGCCACTTTATGGAGCGTGCAGCAGAGCTTGGGCGCGGGTCTTTTAGTTACATAGGTAATGTTGGCGAAGTACAGCAAAAAATGAGCGAACTGTTTAATCGCATAGCTCAACCAATGCTTACCGACATCAATATTAGCTGGCCAAGTGAACAGGTTGAGTTATTACCGAGTAAAATTCCTGACTTATACGCCACAGAGCCATTAATTATAAGCGCCCGTTGGCCGTCAGGCTCTTTGTTAAATAATACTGCAGAAATGACCGTGAGTGGTGAAATTAACCAGCAACTTTGGCTACAAGACATGCCGGTAAATAATGCCATGCAACAATCAGGAATTGCCACTTGGTGGGCAAGGCAAAAAATTAAGCACCTTACTTATGAGCTGTACGACAGCAATGACAAAGTAGAACAGCAAGAATACATAAATAAAATTACCAATATAGCGATTAAAAATCGTTTGTTGTCAAAATACACCAGCTTTGTTGCCGTTGAAAAAACGCCGAGTAGGAAACTTGCTGATATTTTAAAAAAACGCCCTGTGCCCAATGCCATGCCAAAAGGCTCGACGCAAAAAATTCCATTAGCGCAAACTGCAACCAATGCCAATGCATTATTTAAGGTTGGCTTATTAATGATATTAATAACGGCCCTGTGTATGTTAGCAGCGCGAACTAAACGGCAATACCATCAATTAGCCCTAGAAAATAACAAACAAAAAATTAAGGAATAA
- a CDS encoding class GN sortase yields MTHIKFIPVTDLSKISCNASEPIRAEMKKIDKQQKQDPKSAIKFLKVMSALIALACIGSASYIHIKAYTAQYLLSQAWQQSSADNLEKPWPWFDSNPVAKIHFPTLGNEQIVLAGDSGQALAFGPGLSHLSVKPGEEGTLVISGHRDTHFSHLQYLNPTEEVVLESISGERHLYKINKISIVNVNKDDITQTDFERLLLVTCFPFDSDVADTPLRYVIEALPVAITEPTTLIAKQGHVPVKKYGKNMALTF; encoded by the coding sequence ATGACTCATATTAAATTTATTCCTGTTACCGATTTATCGAAAATAAGCTGCAATGCCTCTGAGCCGATTCGGGCTGAAATGAAAAAAATAGATAAGCAACAAAAGCAAGATCCGAAAAGCGCAATTAAATTTTTGAAAGTAATGTCCGCATTAATTGCGTTAGCTTGTATCGGCAGTGCATCTTATATTCATATCAAAGCGTATACCGCGCAATACTTATTAAGCCAAGCTTGGCAGCAAAGTAGCGCTGACAATCTTGAAAAACCATGGCCTTGGTTTGATAGCAACCCGGTGGCAAAAATTCACTTTCCTACCTTAGGGAATGAACAAATTGTCTTAGCTGGAGATTCAGGACAAGCATTGGCATTTGGTCCAGGATTAAGCCACTTAAGTGTAAAACCTGGAGAGGAGGGGACATTAGTTATCTCAGGACACAGAGATACTCACTTTAGTCATTTGCAATACTTAAATCCAACAGAAGAAGTGGTGCTTGAAAGCATATCTGGAGAGCGGCATTTATATAAAATAAATAAAATCAGCATTGTTAATGTCAATAAAGATGACATCACTCAAACAGATTTTGAGCGTTTATTACTGGTAACCTGCTTTCCCTTTGATAGTGATGTAGCTGACACACCGCTAAGGTATGTTATTGAAGCACTCCCCGTTGCTATTACTGAACCAACCACGTTAATTGCTAAGCAAGGGCATGTACCTGTGAAAAAATATGGCAAGAATATGGCGCTAACGTTTTAG